TACAGCGCCAGGCCGCTGGCACCCAGGAGCTGGCGACGGTGAGCGAGATCAAGCTGAAGGTCATCTCGCACATGACCAGCCTGCAGCGGATACCGTGCTTCATACCGCAGCTACGGTCCCTCATCCTGGAGGGCAGCATCGTGATGACCTTGCGCGATCTCGGCTGTGATATGACGTTTCTGCGCTACCTGAACGTGTCCCGGTGCAGCCTGAAGCATCTGGACGGGACCACGGGGCTAGAATCGCTCGAGGAGCTGGTGGCCGACTACAATCTGATCCAAGAGGTGGGACCGTGCACGAATCTGATCAACATTAAGAAAATTAGCCTCAAAGGGTAAGCAGCGGTAGTCGTTGGTAACACTTTTCAGGACCTTTTTTCAGAGACTAGGAACTTCTTTTTCCACAGCAATCGTATCACCGACGTGGGCAGTGTCACCTTTCTAGCGCTCTGCGAAAAGCTGGAAGTGTTGGATCTGAGGGAAAACTTTGTCGCAGATGATCCCTCCTTCTGGCACGTGCTGCGTACCAACATTCCCCAGCTGCGGTGTCTGAACGATACGCAGTGTCGGGAGCTGGCGAACGATGATACGGACCTATCCAGCTCCGACTATCGATCGTCCAGCTCGGGAAGCAGTGAGGATGTGCAGCGGGGTCGCTGGGAAGGGCCTGTGGCAGCGAGTGCAAGGGAAGATGTACCACACCCTCCAGGGGCTAGTGTACTGCGACGTCCCATAACGTCCGCTTCCGTGGAGCGACGTGTTACGGTGGAGCTACTGGATCAGCAACGTCCTTCAACGGCTGGTAGGCACTTCTTCCCCAAGCGGGTTTCATACAAAAAGTCGAGTCAAAATTTAACTCCCCCTCTCTCCAGATCCAGTGAAGATCAAAGCCCAGCTCACCTCGGGCGAACCGGTAGTGGGCAGTGTCATCACAAAGGCCCGGCGTCGCCGCCGTCAGCGTACCGCATGGGGCGAATCCACCTCCTGCTCCAGCGTGAGCAGCTCcgaatcatcatcgtcgtttGCGAAAGATTTCCCCGACCGATTGCCCCAGAAGGTGGTCGATCTGGAGCTCGGCGTAATCGGTCAGGGTGAGACGTCGCGtggccaacagcagcagcagcagcagcagcatcggacGGCCGTGTCCGCCACCGAACCGGACGATGACAACGACCCGCAGAGCTTGTTGCGTGCCGCACGCCTATGGCGCCAGCGATCGTTGCAAACGCGCGAAACGATACGCGAACAAGAGCAAATGCTAATTTTGCGGCAGCTGCACGATGAGGACTAGAGCGGAACCGCCTCGCAATGCCATGTGTGGAGGGGTTTGAATTTGATTGTAGAAAGTTTCATTACGTGCGGTTAAGCGGTAGAGGTAGCAGTAGAtgcaatgt
This genomic interval from Anopheles merus strain MAF chromosome 3L, AmerM5.1, whole genome shotgun sequence contains the following:
- the LOC121599405 gene encoding uncharacterized protein LOC121599405, which translates into the protein MPEEQIPLDEYQRPGSSSSSAPRSRQPSVGELQESGPHEHGGGHFVAIRNMLNATRYRPVARIAPLEPSFVPAPQRYFPIVIPAEPTIEELLRQAAGTQELATVSEIKLKVISHMTSLQRIPCFIPQLRSLILEGSIVMTLRDLGCDMTFLRYLNVSRCSLKHLDGTTGLESLEELVADYNLIQEVGPCTNLINIKKISLKGNRITDVGSVTFLALCEKLEVLDLRENFVADDPSFWHVLRTNIPQLRCLNDTQCRELANDDTDLSSSDYRSSSSGSSEDVQRGRWEGPVAASAREDVPHPPGASVLRRPITSASVERRVTVELLDQQRPSTADPVKIKAQLTSGEPVVGSVITKARRRRRQRTAWGESTSCSSVSSSESSSSFAKDFPDRLPQKVVDLELGVIGQGETSRGQQQQQQQQHRTAVSATEPDDDNDPQSLLRAARLWRQRSLQTRETIREQEQMLILRQLHDED